One Halomonas sp. M4R1S46 genomic window carries:
- a CDS encoding tRNA-uridine aminocarboxypropyltransferase: MSDTRDPAAPPAGTDSAHVPPETVAECDPARGLSRDPASGLSHDPATGHPRPPRREFKARGSFVTRCEGCNLPALNCLCPYRVQAGSRARVWLLTHPLEHHKPTNTGRLIRDVLPETEVFTWYRTAPDARLLALLDDARYAPFVIFPDDHEDYAHRVVGMDRVMAEVHADKVPVFIILDGTWRQARRIFRKSPYLASLPVLPLATERLTRYRLRKPASAAHLCTVEVAVELLRQAGDAEAAGILDDYFDAFNDSYAASRRHEKLEQPTPAMRRLQARGASAD, encoded by the coding sequence ATGAGTGATACCCGTGACCCGGCGGCCCCGCCCGCCGGCACCGACAGTGCCCACGTCCCCCCGGAGACCGTCGCGGAGTGCGACCCGGCCAGGGGGCTTTCCCGTGACCCCGCCAGCGGGCTCTCCCATGATCCCGCCACCGGTCATCCACGGCCACCGCGGCGGGAGTTCAAGGCCCGCGGCAGCTTCGTGACGCGCTGCGAGGGCTGCAACCTGCCGGCCCTCAACTGCCTGTGTCCCTATCGGGTCCAGGCCGGGAGCCGTGCCAGGGTGTGGCTGCTGACCCACCCCCTGGAGCATCACAAGCCCACCAATACCGGCCGGCTGATCCGCGACGTCCTCCCCGAGACCGAGGTCTTCACCTGGTACCGTACGGCCCCGGATGCGCGGCTGCTGGCACTGCTCGACGATGCCCGCTATGCCCCCTTCGTGATCTTCCCCGACGACCACGAGGACTATGCCCACCGGGTGGTGGGCATGGATCGCGTCATGGCCGAGGTGCACGCGGACAAGGTGCCGGTCTTTATCATCCTCGACGGCACCTGGCGCCAGGCGCGGCGGATCTTCCGCAAGAGCCCCTACCTGGCGTCGCTGCCGGTGTTGCCGCTGGCCACCGAGCGGCTGACCCGCTACCGCCTGCGCAAGCCGGCCTCCGCCGCCCACCTGTGCACCGTCGAGGTCGCCGTGGAGCTGCTCAGGCAGGCCGGCGACGCCGAGGCGGCGGGCATCCTCGACGACTACTTCGACGCCTTCAACGACAGCTACGCGGCCAG
- a CDS encoding SIR2 family NAD-dependent protein deacylase, translating to MVEQRAPHLVVLTGAGISAESGIQTFRAADGLWADHPIEEVATAEAWDRDPERVLRFYDARRDQVRRARPNAAHKALAQLESRGFRVSVITQNIDDLHERAGSRRVLHLHGEILMARSSVDPRMRYPLRRGGIRLGDVCDKGSQLRPDVVWFGEAVPHFADACALVAEADLLLVVGTSLAVMPAASLLHQAPLEAPCVLVDPEAAALAPPGVTRISRPAGEGVPPLVRHWQREGRLWVPETLLEAR from the coding sequence ATGGTGGAGCAGCGTGCGCCGCATCTGGTGGTGCTTACCGGAGCGGGTATCAGCGCCGAGAGCGGCATCCAGACCTTCCGCGCCGCGGACGGCCTCTGGGCCGACCATCCCATCGAGGAGGTCGCCACCGCCGAGGCCTGGGACCGCGACCCCGAGCGCGTGCTGCGCTTCTATGACGCCCGCCGCGACCAGGTGCGCCGCGCCCGGCCCAACGCCGCCCACAAGGCCCTGGCGCAACTCGAGAGCCGCGGCTTCCGGGTCAGCGTGATCACCCAGAACATCGACGACCTCCACGAGCGGGCCGGCTCCCGCCGGGTGCTCCACCTGCACGGCGAGATCCTCATGGCCCGCTCCTCGGTGGACCCGCGCATGCGCTATCCGCTGCGCCGGGGCGGCATTCGCCTGGGGGATGTCTGCGACAAGGGCAGCCAGCTGCGCCCCGACGTGGTGTGGTTCGGTGAGGCGGTGCCACACTTCGCCGATGCCTGCGCGCTCGTCGCCGAGGCCGACCTGCTGCTGGTGGTGGGCACCTCGCTGGCCGTGATGCCGGCCGCCTCGCTGCTCCACCAGGCGCCCCTGGAGGCGCCCTGCGTGCTGGTCGACCCCGAGGCGGCGGCCCTGGCGCCACCGGGCGTGACGCGGATCAGCCGGCCCGCCGGCGAGGGGGTGCCACCGCTGGTGCGCCACTGGCAGCGCGAGGGACGGCTGTGGGTGCCGGAGACGCTGCTCGAGGCGCGCTGA
- a CDS encoding inositol monophosphatase family protein, whose translation MNDPTQPTLIETLKHAARVAGELLREGYHAAGAIDFESKGASDFVTHYDRAAERIIIDTVRRAHPEVGFLGEESGATPAQAGDTTVIIDPLDGTNNFLHRVPHFSVSIAVAEGDALTHGVVYQPLLDEMLWAVRGQGAYRGAQRITTPPARALHEMLLATCLPYHAKGDCPTSLAQLTTLMPRVAGIRVPGSAALEVAYAGLGRFDAFWSQGAKVDLWDIAAGIVIAREAGCTVTDLAGDPAPIEWASLLVAHPERHGDLLDLLRATG comes from the coding sequence ATGAACGACCCGACCCAGCCGACCCTGATCGAGACCCTCAAGCACGCCGCCCGGGTGGCCGGCGAGCTGCTGCGCGAGGGCTACCACGCCGCCGGTGCCATCGACTTCGAGAGCAAGGGCGCCTCCGACTTCGTGACCCACTACGACCGGGCGGCGGAGCGTATCATCATCGACACCGTGCGTCGGGCCCACCCCGAGGTGGGCTTCCTCGGCGAGGAGAGCGGCGCCACGCCGGCCCAGGCCGGTGATACCACGGTGATCATCGATCCGCTGGACGGCACCAACAACTTCCTGCACCGGGTACCCCACTTTTCGGTCTCCATCGCCGTGGCCGAGGGGGACGCCCTCACCCATGGCGTGGTCTATCAGCCGCTGCTGGACGAGATGCTGTGGGCGGTGCGCGGTCAGGGCGCCTACCGTGGCGCGCAGCGCATCACGACGCCGCCCGCGCGGGCCCTGCACGAGATGCTGCTCGCCACCTGCCTGCCCTACCACGCCAAGGGCGACTGCCCGACCAGCCTGGCCCAGCTCACCACCCTGATGCCCCGGGTGGCGGGCATTCGAGTCCCCGGCTCGGCGGCACTCGAAGTCGCCTATGCCGGCCTCGGCCGCTTCGATGCCTTCTGGTCCCAGGGGGCCAAGGTGGACCTGTGGGACATCGCCGCTGGCATCGTCATCGCCCGGGAGGCGGGCTGCACGGTCACCGATCTTGCCGGCGACCCGGCACCCATCGAGTGGGCCAGCCTGCTGGTGGCCCACCCCGAGCGACACGGCGATCTGCTCGACCTCCTGAGGGCCACCGGTTGA
- a CDS encoding dihydrofolate reductase family protein, whose amino-acid sequence MRRVIVGAMVSLDGVMQAPGGPREDPTGGFSYGGWVAPLADEVFGEEIGRMFSQRFDLLLGRKTYEIFAAHWPYAEEGPDDSIARTFNSINKYVATRKGLNLTWKGSVALSDAAADVARLKQEDGPALVTQGSTDLIRTLFASDLVDEIDLFIFPVVLGRGKKLFHDDGKPAGLKLVASRVSPNGIVIARYVRDGAVRTGDFAMDPPTPAEVARREKLQREG is encoded by the coding sequence ATGCGAAGAGTGATTGTCGGCGCCATGGTGTCACTGGATGGCGTCATGCAGGCGCCTGGCGGGCCGCGAGAAGACCCGACCGGCGGATTCAGCTATGGCGGCTGGGTCGCGCCGCTGGCGGACGAGGTGTTCGGCGAAGAGATCGGCAGGATGTTCAGTCAGCGGTTCGACCTGCTGCTCGGGCGGAAGACGTACGAGATTTTCGCCGCGCACTGGCCGTATGCCGAGGAGGGACCCGATGATTCCATCGCCAGAACCTTCAATTCGATCAATAAGTACGTTGCGACCCGCAAGGGCCTGAATCTGACCTGGAAGGGTTCGGTGGCCCTCAGTGACGCGGCGGCCGATGTCGCGAGGCTGAAGCAGGAAGACGGACCAGCACTAGTCACTCAAGGCAGCACCGACCTGATTCGGACGCTGTTTGCGAGCGATCTCGTCGACGAGATCGATCTGTTCATATTCCCCGTCGTGCTCGGGAGAGGCAAGAAACTGTTCCATGATGACGGAAAGCCAGCGGGGTTAAAACTCGTCGCCAGTCGAGTGTCGCCCAACGGTATTGTGATCGCCCGGTATGTGCGTGACGGCGCGGTGAGAACCGGTGACTTCGCCATGGATCCCCCCACGCCGGCGGAAGTCGCACGGCGTGAGAAGCTGCAGCGAGAGGGTTAG
- a CDS encoding VOC family protein has product MSVELDHAIVPVRDRRAAAELLAYLLDVPWAESGNGPFSPVYVNDGLTLDFDEAHGAFPVQHYCFRVGEEAFDGILARIRAKGIEYRSTPHGPVDMEINTQHGGRIVYWNEPDDHVWEVLTVSYARQPQQGIQSGA; this is encoded by the coding sequence ATGAGTGTTGAACTTGACCATGCGATCGTTCCGGTTCGGGATAGAAGGGCTGCGGCTGAGTTGCTCGCCTACCTTCTGGACGTTCCTTGGGCCGAGTCGGGGAATGGCCCCTTTTCTCCTGTTTACGTGAACGACGGACTGACCCTGGATTTCGACGAAGCACACGGCGCTTTCCCTGTGCAACACTATTGTTTTCGTGTGGGCGAGGAGGCGTTCGATGGGATCCTGGCCAGAATCAGGGCCAAGGGAATCGAGTACAGAAGTACCCCGCATGGTCCGGTAGATATGGAGATCAATACGCAGCATGGGGGCCGAATCGTGTATTGGAACGAACCTGACGACCATGTATGGGAAGTCTTGACGGTCAGCTATGCCCGGCAACCGCAGCAAGGCATACAAAGTGGTGCCTAA
- a CDS encoding DUF899 domain-containing protein, with translation MTESPTPQIVTRDQWERARAELLVREKAHTRAGDQLAAARRRLPMTRMEPLTVVGADGPVALHEVFEGRRMLIVYHFMWKRKGLPHQQCEGCTHTQAAMNSAVCAYLAERDVTYAVFSSGPWDEIAAYRDFMGWTTPWYSTAGSAEVLATRDGGDVRCYLRGDGDQVFQTYETTLRGIEAMMPTLQLLDLTPFGRQETWEDSPDGWPQQDQAGSWWRRDGRPVAQWTRTDVPVEIETSCCTGKRQ, from the coding sequence ATGACAGAATCGCCAACTCCGCAAATCGTTACACGTGACCAGTGGGAGCGGGCTCGTGCTGAGCTGCTGGTCCGCGAGAAAGCGCACACGCGCGCTGGCGACCAACTGGCTGCGGCTCGGCGACGCCTGCCGATGACGCGGATGGAGCCGCTGACGGTGGTGGGTGCGGACGGTCCGGTCGCTCTGCACGAGGTGTTTGAAGGCCGGCGCATGTTGATCGTGTACCACTTCATGTGGAAGAGGAAGGGCTTGCCCCACCAGCAGTGCGAGGGCTGCACCCACACTCAGGCAGCGATGAACTCCGCCGTCTGCGCCTATCTGGCCGAGCGTGACGTGACCTACGCCGTCTTCAGCAGCGGTCCGTGGGACGAGATCGCCGCCTACCGAGACTTCATGGGCTGGACGACGCCGTGGTACTCGACCGCCGGTTCAGCGGAGGTGCTGGCGACCCGAGACGGTGGCGACGTGCGCTGCTACCTGCGGGGCGACGGCGATCAGGTGTTCCAGACGTATGAAACGACGTTGCGAGGGATCGAGGCCATGATGCCCACGCTGCAGTTGCTCGATCTCACGCCCTTCGGCCGGCAGGAGACCTGGGAGGACTCGCCCGACGGCTGGCCGCAGCAGGACCAGGCCGGATCGTGGTGGCGGCGTGACGGCCGGCCAGTTGCTCAGTGGACGCGTACCGACGTGCCGGTCGAAATAGAAACCAGTTGCTGCACTGGAAAGAGGCAATGA
- a CDS encoding GFA family protein yields the protein MKLTHCDGSCQCGAVAYEVDVDLENTFTCNCSRCQRMGFVLAFTSVENFRLISGEKTLTEYLFNKKAIRHLFCNICGVESFAYGEMPDGSPTVAINVNCLSGVDPRALDSQHVDGKSF from the coding sequence ATGAAACTTACGCATTGCGATGGTAGCTGTCAGTGTGGAGCCGTAGCCTATGAAGTCGATGTAGACCTGGAGAACACCTTCACCTGCAACTGTTCTCGTTGCCAACGCATGGGCTTTGTATTGGCATTTACCTCGGTGGAAAATTTTCGGTTAATTTCTGGGGAAAAGACACTCACCGAGTACCTCTTTAACAAAAAGGCGATCCGTCACCTTTTCTGCAACATCTGCGGTGTTGAGAGTTTTGCCTATGGCGAGATGCCTGATGGGTCTCCAACGGTTGCCATAAACGTCAACTGCTTGTCTGGAGTAGATCCCAGAGCGCTGGATAGTCAGCATGTCGATGGTAAGAGCTTCTAG
- a CDS encoding STAS/SEC14 domain-containing protein, protein MLDLISHPAGHVVAMNAGGVVTARELQRAIDAIEAAKRAHPRVSLVVEIDGLRWLTLTALLKDIGYGLTQLGDLEHYHRAAVVTDQEWVKHLTHLEERLFKAVEVRTFPKRDHAAAMAWAGELPKGEHEDPEDDGYHGA, encoded by the coding sequence ATGTTGGATCTCATCTCCCATCCGGCGGGTCATGTCGTGGCGATGAACGCGGGCGGTGTCGTGACGGCCAGGGAACTGCAGCGCGCCATCGATGCCATCGAGGCCGCCAAGCGGGCCCATCCCAGGGTCAGCCTGGTGGTCGAGATCGACGGCCTTCGCTGGCTGACCCTGACCGCCTTGCTGAAGGATATCGGCTACGGTCTGACCCAGCTCGGCGATCTCGAGCACTACCACCGGGCCGCCGTGGTCACCGACCAGGAGTGGGTCAAGCATCTCACCCACCTGGAAGAGCGGCTGTTCAAGGCCGTGGAGGTCCGCACCTTTCCCAAGCGCGATCACGCCGCGGCCATGGCCTGGGCCGGTGAATTACCCAAGGGGGAGCACGAGGACCCCGAAGATGATGGCTACCACGGGGCCTGA
- a CDS encoding glycosyltransferase encodes MPRRAREPLSTAEVEPLPRRARSNALPQQGQAERVSRQVLAATALLTSTPSSEAGLRPLRILIVSDVFFPRINGVSTSIASFRRGLEHQGHSVTLICPDYPLGQTDAPEVLRIPSRGVPGDPEDRMMHYRELMALTPQLAAEAFDLIHVHTPFVAHYAGIALGRRLGIPVVATYHTLFEEYLHHYVRWLPRRWLRFAARRLSVRQCHQLDALVAPSRAMREALERYGVTTPMAIIPTGLALETFTHPHEASDFRHCYGLPSEARLLLFVGRAANEKNIGFLIEMLPRVLAQHPATRLIITGEGPAQAALARQAQQAGLGEAVIFLGYLDRDGPLQAAYRAADVFVFASRTETQGLVLLEALALGTPVVSTAVMGTRDMLEDGAGCLIAEERHDDFADKVNRVLSEPALKAELARRGPIHAARWHEDTLAAELAWVYWGCVVAR; translated from the coding sequence ATGCCCCGACGCGCGCGCGAACCGCTCAGCACAGCGGAAGTAGAGCCGCTGCCCCGGCGGGCTCGCAGCAATGCGCTGCCCCAGCAGGGCCAGGCCGAGCGGGTATCCCGGCAGGTACTGGCCGCTACCGCCCTGCTGACGAGCACGCCGTCCTCCGAGGCAGGCCTTCGGCCTCTGAGAATCCTGATCGTCTCGGATGTGTTCTTTCCACGCATCAACGGGGTCTCCACCTCCATCGCCAGCTTTCGCCGCGGCCTGGAGCACCAGGGCCACTCGGTGACCCTGATCTGCCCCGATTACCCGTTGGGGCAGACCGACGCGCCGGAGGTGCTGCGCATCCCTTCGCGGGGCGTGCCAGGCGATCCCGAGGATCGCATGATGCACTACCGCGAGCTGATGGCCTTGACGCCGCAGCTCGCCGCGGAGGCCTTCGACCTGATCCATGTGCACACCCCCTTCGTGGCCCACTACGCCGGCATCGCCCTGGGGCGTCGGCTGGGCATTCCGGTGGTGGCCACCTACCACACCCTCTTCGAGGAGTACCTGCACCACTATGTGCGCTGGCTGCCGCGTCGCTGGCTGCGCTTCGCCGCCCGCCGCCTCTCGGTGCGCCAGTGCCACCAGCTCGATGCCCTGGTGGCGCCCTCCCGAGCCATGCGCGAGGCGCTGGAGCGCTACGGCGTCACCACGCCCATGGCGATCATCCCCACCGGCCTGGCGCTGGAGACCTTTACCCATCCCCATGAAGCGAGCGATTTCCGCCACTGCTACGGCCTGCCATCGGAGGCCAGGCTGCTGCTCTTCGTGGGCCGAGCGGCCAACGAGAAGAACATCGGCTTTCTGATCGAGATGCTACCCCGGGTGCTGGCCCAGCACCCCGCCACCCGGCTGATCATCACCGGCGAAGGGCCGGCCCAGGCGGCGCTGGCCCGCCAGGCCCAGCAGGCGGGGCTTGGCGAGGCGGTGATCTTTCTCGGCTACCTCGACCGCGACGGCCCCCTGCAGGCGGCCTACCGCGCCGCCGATGTGTTCGTGTTCGCGTCACGCACGGAGACCCAGGGGCTGGTGCTGCTGGAAGCCCTGGCTCTGGGCACCCCGGTGGTCTCCACCGCGGTAATGGGCACTCGCGACATGCTGGAGGACGGCGCCGGCTGCCTGATCGCCGAGGAGCGCCACGACGACTTCGCCGACAAGGTCAACCGCGTGCTGAGCGAGCCGGCGCTCAAGGCCGAACTCGCCCGCCGCGGCCCCATCCACGCCGCCCGCTGGCATGAGGATACCCTGGCGGCAGAGCTGGCGTGGGTGTATTGGGGGTGTGTTGTCGCCCGGTAA
- the aceK gene encoding bifunctional isocitrate dehydrogenase kinase/phosphatase, whose amino-acid sequence MRHSPAYRLAATILHGFDEYRSRFKEITADASRRFRDAAWREAQLASAERIDLYDDKVQITLARLRRTFEEDQLVDFESWREARRHYADLISQRLDYELAETYFNSMFCSLFHHRHIRNDWMFVYRSRAYAAHHSGLQLCRRQAVGDDWEQALRWALAEAPFETPFEDLERDAALGGDFLRRQLPPAILDDPQAEIELIKSVFYRNKGAYLVGRIRGGGGQVPLVLPVLHEAGDGLHLDTVIIEPDEVSIIFSFTRAYFQVKVVVPSEFVHYLQEVMPDKPQGELYAAIGFYKQGKTEFFRALNVQVAKREDQFLIAPGVRGMVMAVFVLPSFRTVFKIIKDRFDPTKEMSHENVREKYRLVKRHDRVGRMADTQEFSNFIARQDHFDPECLAHLLEVAPSTVYLRGDKVIIEHCYTERMMTPLNLYLQDCDEAETRAVLKDYGNAIKQLAAANIFPGDMLLKNFGVTRHGRVVFYDYDEICYLTECNFRHIPEPLYPEQELADEPWYSVGPNDVFPEEFGPFLFADVRLRKLFYTLHPELFDADYWKGLQQAIRDGRVIDVYPYRNKQRFNADADNGLVY is encoded by the coding sequence ATGAGACACTCGCCCGCCTATCGCCTCGCCGCCACCATCCTGCATGGCTTCGACGAGTACCGGTCGCGATTCAAGGAGATCACCGCCGATGCCAGCCGCCGCTTCCGGGATGCGGCCTGGCGCGAGGCCCAGCTGGCCTCGGCGGAGCGGATCGATCTGTATGACGATAAGGTCCAGATCACCCTGGCGAGGCTCCGGCGGACCTTCGAGGAGGACCAGCTGGTGGACTTCGAGTCCTGGCGGGAGGCCCGTCGCCACTATGCCGACCTGATCAGCCAGCGGCTCGACTACGAGCTGGCCGAGACCTACTTCAACTCGATGTTCTGCTCGCTGTTCCATCATCGCCACATCCGCAACGACTGGATGTTCGTCTATCGCTCCCGAGCGTATGCCGCCCACCACTCCGGCCTCCAGCTGTGTCGGCGCCAGGCGGTGGGCGATGACTGGGAGCAGGCGCTGCGCTGGGCCCTGGCCGAGGCGCCCTTCGAGACGCCCTTCGAGGACCTGGAGCGAGACGCCGCCCTGGGCGGCGATTTCCTGCGTCGCCAGCTGCCCCCGGCGATCCTCGACGATCCCCAGGCCGAGATCGAGTTGATCAAGAGCGTCTTCTACCGCAACAAGGGCGCCTACCTGGTCGGCCGCATTCGCGGCGGCGGCGGGCAGGTGCCGCTGGTGCTGCCGGTGCTCCACGAGGCGGGCGACGGGCTCCACCTGGACACCGTGATCATCGAGCCCGACGAGGTCTCGATCATCTTCTCCTTCACCCGGGCCTACTTCCAGGTCAAGGTCGTGGTGCCCAGCGAGTTCGTCCACTACCTCCAGGAGGTGATGCCCGACAAGCCTCAGGGCGAGCTGTATGCCGCCATCGGTTTCTACAAGCAAGGCAAGACCGAGTTCTTCCGCGCCCTCAATGTCCAGGTGGCCAAGCGCGAGGACCAGTTCCTGATCGCCCCCGGGGTGCGCGGCATGGTCATGGCGGTGTTCGTGCTGCCGTCCTTCCGCACGGTGTTCAAGATCATCAAGGATCGCTTCGACCCCACCAAGGAGATGAGCCACGAGAACGTCCGCGAGAAGTACCGGCTGGTCAAGCGTCACGACCGGGTGGGGCGCATGGCCGATACCCAGGAGTTCTCGAACTTCATCGCCCGCCAGGACCACTTCGACCCGGAATGCCTGGCGCACCTGCTCGAGGTGGCACCCTCCACGGTCTACCTGCGCGGGGACAAGGTGATCATCGAGCACTGCTACACCGAGCGCATGATGACCCCCCTCAACCTCTACCTGCAGGACTGCGACGAGGCCGAGACGCGGGCGGTGCTCAAGGACTACGGCAATGCCATCAAGCAGCTCGCCGCGGCCAACATCTTCCCCGGCGACATGCTGCTGAAGAACTTCGGGGTGACCCGTCATGGCCGGGTGGTCTTCTACGACTACGACGAGATCTGCTATCTCACCGAGTGCAACTTCCGCCACATACCCGAGCCCCTGTACCCGGAGCAGGAGCTGGCCGACGAGCCCTGGTACTCGGTGGGGCCCAATGATGTTTTCCCCGAGGAATTCGGGCCCTTCCTGTTCGCCGACGTGCGCCTGCGCAAGCTGTTCTACACGCTGCACCCGGAGCTGTTCGACGCCGACTACTGGAAGGGGCTGCAGCAGGCCATCCGTGACGGTCGCGTCATCGACGTCTATCCGTACCGCAACAAGCAGCGCTTCAACGCCGACGCCGACAACGGCCTGGTCTACTAG
- a CDS encoding pseudouridine synthase has protein sequence MTEPLPILYHDEHLVAVHKPAGLLVHRTALARGERHVLLQALRDQLGRRVYPVHRLDRPTSGLMIFALSPETATRLAETFEQRRVEKRYLAVVRGVGPDAARLDYALREEDGRRPKAEMPAMEAVTEVRRLDSVELPVQVDRYPRARYSLMEARPLTGRRHQIRRHLSRRGYPIIGDAKHGKGNHNRFFAEHLDCARLLLAAVGLTFDHPADGRRLALGCALDAPMTALFQRFGWAGHLPANQRPDATPALA, from the coding sequence ATGACGGAACCGCTGCCCATCCTCTACCACGACGAGCACCTGGTCGCCGTGCACAAGCCGGCCGGCCTGCTGGTGCATCGCACCGCCCTGGCTCGCGGGGAGCGCCATGTCCTGCTGCAGGCCCTGCGCGACCAGCTCGGCCGGCGCGTCTACCCCGTGCACCGCCTCGACCGCCCCACCTCGGGGCTGATGATCTTCGCCCTCTCGCCGGAGACGGCCACGCGCCTGGCCGAGACGTTCGAGCAACGCCGGGTGGAGAAGCGCTACCTGGCGGTGGTGCGCGGCGTGGGCCCCGACGCCGCCCGCCTCGACTATGCGCTGCGCGAGGAGGACGGCCGGCGGCCCAAGGCCGAGATGCCGGCCATGGAGGCGGTCACCGAGGTGCGGCGGCTGGACAGCGTCGAGCTGCCGGTGCAGGTCGACCGCTATCCCCGGGCCCGCTACTCGCTGATGGAGGCCCGCCCCCTGACCGGTCGGCGCCACCAGATCCGTCGCCACCTGTCCCGCCGCGGCTACCCGATCATCGGCGACGCCAAGCACGGCAAGGGCAACCACAACCGCTTCTTCGCCGAGCACCTGGACTGTGCCCGGCTGCTGCTCGCGGCCGTGGGCCTGACCTTCGACCATCCCGCGGACGGCCGCCGCCTGGCGCTGGGCTGCGCCCTGGACGCCCCGATGACCGCCCTCTTCCAGCGCTTCGGCTGGGCGGGCCACCTGCCCGCGAACCAGCGGCCGGACGCCACACCCGCCCTCGCCTGA
- the tcdA gene encoding tRNA cyclic N6-threonylcarbamoyladenosine(37) synthase TcdA, producing the protein MTDTLLHPSPHATDDHELRFGGIRRLYGARALARFRRAHVVVVGVGGVGSWAVEALARSGIGRLTLIDLDDVCVSNVNRQLHALDGTIGRPKVEVLAERCRAIQPGIEVVADSAFVTPTNLADRLPEDADHLVDAIDSVVAKAALIAWCKRRKLPITVTGAAGGQTDPTRIRVADLTRTEHDPLLAKVRARLRRDHGFSRNPRRRFSVECVYSDEQLVYPGADGEVCLQKPGTGEATRLDCASGFGAATFVTGSFGFVAASRTLARLARDAAAP; encoded by the coding sequence ATGACCGATACCCTGCTGCACCCGTCCCCCCACGCCACCGACGACCACGAGCTGCGCTTCGGCGGCATCCGCCGCCTGTACGGTGCCCGCGCCCTGGCGCGCTTCCGCCGCGCCCATGTGGTGGTCGTGGGCGTGGGCGGCGTGGGCAGCTGGGCCGTGGAGGCCCTGGCACGGTCCGGAATCGGCCGGCTGACCCTGATCGACCTGGACGATGTCTGCGTCTCCAACGTCAACCGTCAGCTGCATGCCCTGGACGGCACCATCGGCCGTCCCAAGGTGGAGGTGCTGGCCGAACGCTGCCGGGCCATCCAGCCGGGCATCGAGGTGGTGGCGGACAGCGCCTTCGTGACCCCGACCAATCTCGCCGACCGCCTGCCCGAGGACGCCGACCACCTGGTCGACGCCATCGACAGCGTGGTGGCCAAGGCGGCGCTGATCGCCTGGTGCAAGCGGCGCAAGCTGCCGATCACCGTCACCGGCGCCGCCGGGGGCCAGACCGACCCCACCCGCATCCGCGTGGCCGACCTCACCCGCACCGAGCACGACCCGCTGCTGGCCAAGGTGCGCGCCCGCCTGCGCCGGGACCATGGGTTCTCCCGCAACCCCAGGCGCCGCTTCTCGGTGGAGTGCGTGTATTCCGACGAGCAGCTGGTCTACCCCGGCGCCGACGGCGAGGTCTGCCTGCAGAAGCCCGGCACCGGCGAGGCCACCCGTCTCGACTGCGCCTCGGGCTTCGGCGCCGCCACCTTCGTCACCGGCAGCTTCGGCTTCGTCGCCGCCTCGCGCACCCTGGCCCGCCTGGCCCGTGACGCCGCCGCCCCCTGA
- a CDS encoding DUF1653 domain-containing protein, with protein sequence MEAQYPVPGIYRHYKGPLYEVIGVAHHSETEEPLVAYRALYGDYGLWVRPLSMFMETVEVQGEPLPRFALEKAFS encoded by the coding sequence ATGGAAGCGCAGTATCCCGTCCCCGGCATCTACCGCCACTACAAGGGACCGCTCTACGAAGTGATCGGCGTGGCCCACCACAGCGAGACCGAGGAGCCGCTGGTGGCCTACCGCGCCCTGTACGGCGACTACGGCCTCTGGGTCCGACCGCTGTCGATGTTCATGGAGACCGTCGAGGTGCAGGGCGAACCGCTGCCGCGCTTCGCCCTGGAGAAGGCCTTTTCCTGA
- the bfr gene encoding bacterioferritin, with translation MKGDKKVIEYLNTALGNELVAINQYYLHAKMFQDWGLAALGKFEYEESIDEMKHADKLIERILFLEGVPNLQDYGKLLIGEDTREMLECDLKLEQKGRDDYIEAIAYCESVQDYVTRDLFKCILDDEEEHIDKLETELGLIGKVGLENYLQKQMHAAE, from the coding sequence ATGAAAGGCGACAAGAAGGTCATCGAGTACCTAAATACCGCTCTTGGCAACGAACTGGTAGCCATCAACCAGTACTACCTGCACGCCAAGATGTTTCAGGACTGGGGCCTGGCGGCGCTGGGCAAGTTCGAGTACGAAGAGTCCATCGACGAGATGAAGCACGCCGACAAGCTGATCGAGCGGATCCTCTTCCTCGAGGGCGTCCCCAACCTGCAGGACTACGGCAAGCTGCTGATCGGCGAGGACACCCGCGAGATGCTCGAGTGTGACCTCAAGCTGGAGCAGAAGGGACGCGACGACTATATCGAGGCGATCGCCTACTGCGAATCGGTGCAGGACTACGTTACCCGCGATCTGTTCAAGTGCATCCTCGACGACGAGGAAGAGCACATCGACAAGCTCGAGACCGAACTCGGGCTGATCGGCAAGGTCGGCCTCGAGAACTATCTGCAGAAGCAGATGCACGCGGCGGAGTGA